The Calditrichota bacterium nucleotide sequence GGAATCACCGGTACGCGAATACACACCTCGCTGTCGGTCTGCAGCAACCGCTCCACATTGCCAAGGATCGCCCGACAGTCCGCGCCGGTAGCCTGCCTGTGCTTCTTGTCGTCCACGTGTTTGATGTCCAAAAGGACCAAGTCAGTAGACGGCAACAGGGGAGCCAGATGCTCCCACTGGCCCACTGCCGCAGTGTCCAGCGTCGTGCGGATTCCTGCCTGCTTGCAGCGTGCGAGAACCGCCGCAGCGAAAGCCGCCTGTTGCAGTGGCTCACCCCCGGAGATCGTCACCCCTCCTTGCGAGCTCTCGTAGAACACTCGGTCCCGCAGAACTGCCTGCACCACCTCCTCTTCGGTCATGACCTGCCCGCACATGAGCAACGCTCCTGTCGGACAAACTGAAGCGCATTTACCGCACGCCCTGCACGCCCG carries:
- a CDS encoding glycyl-radical enzyme activating protein gives rise to the protein RACRACGKCASVCPTGALLMCGQVMTEEEVVQAVLRDRVFYESSQGGVTISGGEPLQQAAFAAAVLARCKQAGIRTTLDTAAVGQWEHLAPLLPSTDLVLLDIKHVDDKKHRQATGADCRAILGNVERLLQTDSEVCIRVPVIPGFNDSQEDMRLIAETVRRLIPPSRRGANGKPRVIFELLRFHKLAADKYLALGMRYRAAHLEPPPEEKLAALRQVVASYGFGVLS